The region GCCATCTGTTCACGGTCCTCCTGTGTAACTTCTCCTTTGGCAAATTTTACCAATTCCCCCTTCTCCCATTGTTCCTTCCAGGCTGTTAGCTGGGTGGGAGGAACCGATAAGGCTTTCAGCCATTGCTCCAATTGAACACCGGTTTTCTCTCCGGCTTCCATACCAATGCGCCGGTGAAGATAATTTCGGAATAAGGCAGTGAGCTGAACATAATAGGCCTTGTCTGCCAGTTTTGCCTTTTCAATCTGCTCCATTTCCCGAAGGGTTTCAGCTAATATATCCACCCTGGGTGCCGGACGGGCTACTGGTTTTTTTCTTCGAAAGAAATAAAGCACCACGAAAACAAAGAGGGCTACAAAGGCGAGGATACCGGTAATGATAATCTTCCAATCCCATACTTTCTTTTCCACCACCTCTTCGTTCATCACATCCCGGACATCGTGATAGGGCTGACTGGTATCCATGGGTGAGAAAACGACTTCGACCGGTATGGAATCTGTAAAAGGGCCTTCTCCTTCCACCAAAGGGAAAGCCGGTATCACCCATTGGCCAGAATCAAAACTGGTGAGCGTGAGGCGTTGGCGAAGAATGGTTCCATCGGTTGTATTCAGGGTATCCGGTGAAGGTTTGTCAATGAATTCAAAATGAGGAATGGTGTCAATGGAAAAAAAACGGATCGCCGCTGTTTCAGGGATAGACACTTCCAGCTCAAGCTGAAGCCGCTCTCCGATCAGGATCGTTGATCTGTCCACCCTTGCTTTGACCGATACAGCCTGCCCTTGTGAATACCCCGAAAGCCACATCAGGGTCAGGAGCAGGATCCCTGCCCTTCGGAAAAAATGCTGTTCGGTCATTCGATTCGGTTGGTCATTCATTCGGTGGTCATTCATCGGTTGCGGCTTAAAAAGAACCGCTGTAATACGCGAACATAATCCTGGTCCGTCCGTACATGCAGCAGGTCACATCCGGCTTTGGAAAAAACCTGTTTACTATACTCGGTCACGCGGAAGAATTCCTTTTCAAAGTTCTGCCGTACCCGTTTGCTGTCGCTGTCTACCCATTGCTGTTCACCGGTCTCCAGGTCTTTTATCTCCAGCAATCCTGCCTTGGGTAATTGCATATCCATTTTATCATATACTTTGATCCCGATGATATCGTGCCGGCTGCCGGCTACACGTAGTCCATCCTCATACCCGGAATCAATAAAATCACTCAACACAAAGGCTATGCTTTTTTGCCTTGTAGCGTTGTTGAAACGACGCAAGGCCGTTGATAATCCGGTGGATTTTTTCTCGGAATTCATCGTCAGCAATTCCCGTACAATAAACAAAGCATGTTCCCTTCCTTTCTTGGGTGGAATGGAACGTTCCACTTTATCACTGTAAAAGATCACTCCCACTTTGTCGTTGTTGTTAATCGCAGAAAAAGTAAGTACAGCGGCCAATTCCGTTATAATGTCCTTTTTTCGGGCATGTACCGTACCAAATAAAGTACTCGCACTGATATCGATCATTAACATGACCGTCAATTCCCGTTCTTCTTCAAACAATTTGCTGTAAGGATGTCCAAACCGCGCGGAAACATTCCAATCAATAAACCGGATATCATCTCCCGCAGCATATTCGCGTACCTCTTTAAAGGACATGCCCTTCCCCTTGAAAGCACTATGGTACTCTCCAGTAAAAAGGCTGCTCGCGAGTTTTTTACTTTTTATCTCGAGCTGCCGGACTTTTTTTAGTATCTCAGTGGTAGTCAGCATTATTCTTGGATGTCGGATGTTGGATGTTGGATGTTGGATGTTGGAAATTCTATTTTAGAGATGCCGTATTATAATGCCTAATAAGGCCATTTAAAAGTCTTTTTATCATTTCAATCTTATTTAAAATTTTACACTCCTCTGGTTTATTAATATACCCTATGAAACCACTAAGTCTAATCTGAGTATCTAACTCATAAAGCGACCCTCGAGCAATACTCAAAAAATGAATTGTTTCGTTTTTATATTGCCGACCTATGCCCTCAGCTATATTTGAAGGTATAGATACGGCGGATCTTTTTATTTGTGAAACAAGGATAAACAATTCATCTTTCGGATATTTTTTCAGGATCGTGTATACCTCTTTGGCCAATGCCATTGACTCATTCCAGACTTCCAAATTTTGAAATCCAAGCATTCTTTCTTTCATAATCAAGGATAGACAATCCTCTAATACATTTCAAATCTCCGTCACGCTATTTTCCTCAATAAAATAAGGTTTTTCCCCATCCAACATCCATCATCCATCATCCAACATCCGTCATCCAACATCCGTCATCTGTCATCCGTCATCCGTCATCCAACATCCGCCACCCGTCATCCACCCCCCCTACGGCACCTTCACCTTCCCAACAATCTCCTTAACCACTTTCTCCACATCAACGCCTTCCGCTTCTGCTTCATAGGTCAATCCTATTCTGTGACGCAGTACATCCAAACAGATCGATTGAACATCTTCCGGGGTTACAAATCCGCGTTTATGCAAAAAGGCCTGCGCTTTGGAGGCTAATGCAAGATTGATGCTACCCCGGGGAGAAGAACCATAGGCGATGAGTGGTTTTAAATGAGCCAGACTATATTGATCCGGGAATCGCGAGGCAAATACGATCTCCAGGATATAACGCTCTACTTTTTCATCCAGGTAAATTTGTCGCACAAGATCACGCGCCTGTGCTACTTCCTGTATAGATACAACCTGTCGGATCGATGGTACATTTAATCCCTGCACATTCTGCCGCATGATCAACTGCTCTTCCTGCATGGAGGGATAGCCAACAATTACTTTCATGATGAACCGGTCTACCTGTGCTTCGGGAAGTGGATAGGTTCCTTCTTGTTCAAGCGGGTTTTGCGTCGCCAGCACCAGGAAAGGCTCATCCAGCTTGTAGGTGGTATCGCCGATGGTTACCTGTCTTTCCTGCATGGCTTCCAATAAGGCGCTTTGCACTTTTGCCGGTGCGCGGTTGATCTCATCGGCCAATATAAAGTTGGCAAAAATGGGACCCTTCCGTACCACAAATTCATTCCGTTGCTGGTTATAGATCAGGGTACCCAATACATCCGCCGGCAATAGATCAGGGGTGAATTGAATCCGACTGAATTTTGCATGAATGGCCTGGGAAAGTGATTTGATCGTAAGCGTTTTTGCCAGACCCGGAACCCCCTCCAATAATACGTGCCCATTGCTGAGCAACCCGATCAGGAGACGGTCAAGCATATACTGCTGTCCAACGATGATTTGCCCTACCTCTTCTCTCAACCGGTCGGTGAATTGGGCTGATTGGGCAATGCGCTGACTTAGTTGTTTGATCTCTTCGGCGGATTTATACATGAAAATTAGTTGTTTATGATAAATTTCCACATGAACTGCAAATACTTTGCCGAGTTGTGGTCAAATTTTCTATTTTTATCGATCAATTAAATACCATGCGAAAACTCCCGATCCTCCAATTTTTGCCGACCCTTTTTCTATTGATCCTTCTTGTTGGTTGTAAAAAAAATTCCGAACCCAAAACCCCAGAAGATATGTTGAAAAATGGGGCTTGGATCCTGGTAAGTGCTTCAGCCAATGGTACAGACGTGACTTCAGTTATCCCAGATTGCGTAAAGGATAATGAAACCACCTTTCAGGGTGCCGGTATCGGATTTACGCTTGAAAAAGCAAACGTCTGTTCCCCAAGCTATGAAACTAATTTCACCTGGACATTACAAAACTCCAATACCACGCTATCAATGAGCGCCACTTTAATTCCTGGTGGTTCAGGGGTCTTTACCGTTGTAACCCTCAACGAAACAAATCTGGTACTTTCTCAGGAATCCTCATTGATTCCATCCCCAACACCTGTGACGGTGGTCGCCACTTTCAGGCATCTTTGAATAAATTAAGAAAGATACTTCCCAACGATCGGCACCCTTCTTCCCACGCCAAAGGCTTTGGCACTGACACGGATGATGGGGCAAAACTGATTGCGTTTATACTCATTTGTATTGACCAGTTTCAATACCCGGTTCACCAACACCGGATCATATCCTTCGGAAATGATCTCCCTGGGTCCTTTGCGTAATTCAATGTAGTTGTATAACACCCGGTCGAGTATATCGTACTCAGGTAAACTGTCACTGTCCTTTTGATTGGGCCGCAACTCCGCCGAAGGGGCCTTGGTCAGAATGGATTCGGGAATCAACGCGCGATCGCGGTTGATCCTCTTCGCCAGGGCATAGACCTGCACTTTGTACAGATCGCCCAATACTCCAAGTCCTCCTGCCATATCTCCATACAAGGTACCATATCCAGTAGCCAGTTCACTTTTATTGGAAGTATTCAGTAAGATATAACCAAACTTATTGGCCAGCCCCATAAGCAGGTTGCCCCGGGTACGACTTTGAATATTCTCTTCCGCTACACTAAATGGCCGGTCTTCAAATACAGGTTTCAGTGTACTGAGAAAGGATTCATAGATATCCCGTATCGGGAGTATATGATACGGATTATCGAGGTTGCGACTAAGGGTTTCGGCATCGCTTACCGAATGGCCCGTGGAATAAGGTGAAGGCATCAATACCGCCGTAACATTCTCTTTGCCCAGGGCTTCAACCGCCAGGGCCAGGGTCACCGCGCTGTCTATACCCCCCGAAGAACCCAATATGGCTTTTTTGAAACCCATTTTGAAAAAATAATCCCGGATACCCAATACCAGTGCCTGATGGATCTCTTCGATATTTTTTTCATTGGTCAGATAAGCGAGTATATCCTCACCTTTGCCTACTTCGGCTGCCGAATAATAATAGGGTTCTTCTTTTATTGCCGTTTTCTTCCCTTCTACACGACTGAGTTCATCCAGGTCGAATACGGCAAAGTCCTCTTCAAAATATTTCATCTCCTTTACCTGCCTTCCCTGGATATCATAAACAAGACTACCTCCGTCAAATACGATCTCTGTTTGAGACCCCACGGTATTACAATACAACATGGGTAACTGATACCTGATCGTATGTGCCTTCACAATACTGTTCCGTACAATATCCTGAGCATAATTGTAGGGGGAGGCGGAAAGGTTGATCATGACATCGGGACCAAAAGCAGCGAGTTTTTCCATCGGGGTGATCCGGTACAAAGGATTATCCCCCATGTTCCAGATATCCTCACAGATGGTAACCGCGAGTTTTTTGCCTTTGAACGCTACCACCTGCCAGTCATAGGCCGGTTCAAAATACCGGTATTCATCAAACACATCGTAGTTGGGCAGGAGCGTTTTATGGATCTCTGCTTTGATCTCTTTTTCATACAAAAGAAAAGCGGCATTAAAAAGGTCTTTGCCTTCCTTGCGGGGATTGCGTGCGGGAGAGCCCACCAGTACACCGATCGTATCGGCCTCTTCCCGGATCTGATCGAGGCTCCGATAACAGGCTTCAATGAAATCATGAAACTCCAGAAAATCACGGGGTGGATACCCGCAAATGCATAATTCGGAGAAAACCACAAGATCGGCTCCGGCCGCCTTGGCCTCACGTATTCCGGCGATGATCTTATCCCGATTGCTGTCGAAATTGCCAATATGATAATTTTGCTGGGCCAGGGCGATCTTCATGTAACAAATTTACAGCAATGGCAGACAACAATATTCGAATCACCATCGTTTACGAACCATGCAAAAACTGACCCTTTTTCTCCTTAGCTCCCTCCTGTTCCTGGCCTGTAATGATCGGGATAAAGACCCTGACCTCAAAGGCATTAAAGTGAATATGCCGGTGGAACGGTTTGAGCAAAGCTTTTTTGCCATTGACAGCAACCAACTGATAGATGGTTTAAAGGGGGTCATGGCCAAATACCCCGATTTCTATCCGGTTTTCATGCGGAATATCCTGGGGGTTTCGGGCAATCCCGAAGAAGAGGCCACCCAGCAGGTATCCCTCATGTTTTTAAGGGGGTATGCCTCCGTGGAGGATTCACTTGGGCAAAAATTTGGTGATTTTAAAAAGAACCAGGCCGAGATTGAGACGGGCTTCAGTTACCTGAAATTCTATTTTCCCGAATACCAGCCCGGGAAGCTGATCACCTTTGTCGGACCCTTTGATGCACCGGGTGTAGCCCTGGTTGATAAAGGACTCGCGATTGGATTGCAGCAATATGCCGGTAAGGATTTTTCGGTGTACCAGGTACTCGACGAACAACAATTGTTTCCTAAATACATTTCTCGTCGTTTCGAACCTCAATACATTCCGGTTAGCTGTCTCAATGCAGCGTTGGGCGAATTGATTCCCGACAGCACCGTCGGCCGCCCCCTGATCGAACAGGTGGTGGAAAAAGGGAAACGTTGGTACCTGCTTGATAAATTACTTCCCAAGACCGAGGATTCAATTATTACTGGGTATACCCTGAAACAACTGGCCTGGTGCGAGCAAAATGAAGGGAATATATGGAGCTACCTCACCCAAAACGAAAACCTCAATTCCATTGATCCGATAGTGATACAAACCTATATCGGCGAATCGCCCTTTACCCAGGGTATGCCTGAAGCCTCCCCGGGAAATATCGGACAATGGATCGGGTGGCAGATCGTGAAGAAATATGCCGCAGACCACAAAACAGATTTGCGTGATATCTTAAAGATGGATGCAAGGAAGTTGCTGGAAGAGGCGAAGTATAAGCCGAAGTAAGGGGGGGTGGAGGATAGATGACGGATGACATCCCTCAAACACTTCAATTCCCCTTAAACGGAACAATCATTTCAAAAGCCGGGATATTCACGTCAAAAAACTGTCCGGTATTGACATTCTCCATTTGGTAGGTTCCACTCATGCGGCCCATTTCAGTGCGAAGATTGCACCCACTCACATACGAGTATTTTTCACCTGGCTGAAGTTGAGGTTGTACACCCACTACACCCTCTCCTTCCACCTCGCGGTAGCTGCCATTACTATCGAAGATATGCCAGTGGCGACGGTGTAGTTTAACGGGGAAAGTGTTGTGATTCTCCATGGAAATGCGGTAAGCAAACATGAACTCCGATTGGATCGGGTTGCTGTAATCTGCCTGATAAAAAGTCTCCACACAAATCTCCACCCCTTCTGATATTTTGCTTACCATAAGTATGGCTTTGTGTAAAAATATAAAAAATAATAGGGTTTTCACCCTTCTGTCTATTATACTCGGAATTTTATCGACAACCCCTAATTTTGACCCCGGATTTGCCCTTTATAATCAAAATTGTTAATAAGTATTGTATGAAAATAGCCGTAGCCAAGGGAGATGGGATCGGACCGGAGATCATGGACGCCGTACTCCGCATTTTTGACGCCAATAAAGTACCCCTGGAATATGAATTCGTAGATATGGGGAAATGGGTATTTGACAAGGGATTTTCGAACGGTATGACCGAGGAAGCCCGCGATACGATCGAGAAACTGGGGATGTTGTTCAAAGGACCCATGGAAACGCCAAAAGGTAAGGGTGTAAAAAGTATCAATGTTACTGCCCGCAAGACCTGGAACACCTATGCCAATAAAAGGGTTTTTCAAACCCTGCATGGCGTGGATACAGTTTTCTCCAAGGCCGGAATCCCGATTGACATCACAGTGGTCAGGGAGAATATTGAAGATACGTATGGTGGGATCGAACATATGCTTACGCATGATGTGGCCCTGAGCCGTCGCTTTATCACCCGACCCGGATCGGAACAAGTGATCAAATATGCCTTTGAAATGGCCCGGAAAAAGAATGCGCGCCGGATCACCTGCGGACATAAGGCCAATATCATGAAGATCACCGATGGACTTTTTCTGGAAATATTTTACGAAGTGGCCAAAGATTACCCGGGCATCAAGGCAGATGATGTGATCGTGGATGACCTCTGTATGAAACTGGTTACAAGACCCGACAATTTTGATGTCGTCGTGCTGACCAATCTGCAGGGTGATATCGTATCTGATCTTTGCGCAGGATTAGTGGGTGGACTTGGCTTTGCCCCCTCCGCAAATATCGGCGACCATATCTGCATCTTTGAGGCCGTACACGGAACTGCCCCGGATATCGCCGGAAAGAATATCGCCAACCCCACTGCTTTGCTGTTGAGTGGTATCGCTATGTTGCACCATGTTGGCCTGACCGAAAATGCTGCCGTCATCGAGAATGCCTTGCTTTATACCCTGGAAAGCGGGGTGCATACGGGAGATTTTGGAGACAAAAGCATACCGCCTGTCAATACCACCCAATTTGCAGACGCCATCATTGGTAACCTGGGCAAGAAACCAAAAGTTATGCCCCGGGAGGTGATCGCCAATATGCCGGGTACCCCTACCCCGTTGAAACTGGATAAAAATTCCATGATGGTTTCAAAAGAAAAAACACCCGAACATATTGTTGGAGTTGACCTGTTTATTGAAAGTGACGAACAACCCGAGGTCATTGCCGCCAAATGCCTGCGGCATGCCGGTGTTAAATTCAAATTGATCAGCATTAGCAACCGGGGCACACAGGTTTGGCCCACAGGTTCACTCTATACCAACCTCGTTAACCAATACAATGCGCGCTTTGAAAGCATTGACGGGGAACCCCTGTTTCAACAAGATGTCATCGGATTGTATGTAAGCATGAGCGGGAACTTCAAGATCTGCTCATTTGAATTGCTCAATCAGTGGGATGGCAAGAAAGCATATAGCCTGGCACAGGGTCAGTAAATTTTTTACTTGTGTTTGATCAAGAATACATCGACTTTTTCCCCAAAAACAGGGATTGGCATATTATTGGCTAAGAAATAACAAACACAGCCGGCGCTAACCCCGTTTTCTAAAAGCCGTTGATTTCCTTTGAAGAACACCATATAGTAAAGGTCTGATAACGATCTGAGAACCAATAGGGTAACGCTCGAATGAGATTTCCCCTATGCAATATCCTAAAGAAGTCCCGCCTCAGCGGGATTTTTTTTTGCGGGTATCTGATCTACCTGCTTTGGGTATATCCATTCTTCTGCAACCACTGAATAACCTTTGGACGCTGATCGCCCTGAATAATAATTTCACCGTCTTTAGCAGAACCACCGGTGCCACAATGGTTCTTTAATTTCTTTCCCAGTTCTTCCAGGTCATCCGCCTTTCCCACAAACCCGGTGATGACGGTGACCGCTTTGCCGGCGCGGTGCTTGGTTTCAAGGCGAATACGCAATTTTTGCTGTGCAGGCACAAGGGTTTCCAAATCCGGTTTTTCTTCTTCAAAAGAAAAACCTGGATCCGTGCTATACACAAAGCCCCTGGCATCTGGTTTATTTTTCTTCCCCATGCATTTTTCATTTTCCGTGAATGCTGTGTATTCCGTGAGCCAATTTTCTCACGGAAAACAGGAAATACACAGATGGTTATACGACAATTGCTTTTAAACTCAGGTCCAGACTTTTGGCCTGATGGATCAATGCCCCCACACTCACATAATCAACCCCGGTGGCGGCATAGGTTGTAATATTCTCCAGATTGATCCCGCCGCTGGCCTCTGTTTCAAAATCTCCCTGGATAACCCCAAGCGCCTCGCGGATCTTCTCGGGAGTGAAATTATCCAGCATGATCCGAAATACCTTGCCCTTCCCTACGGCCACAACTTTTTTTACATCCTCCAGAGAGCGTGTTTCCACCTCGATCTTCAGGTCTTTACCCGAATTATGTACATAGG is a window of Chitinophagales bacterium DNA encoding:
- a CDS encoding four helix bundle protein; this encodes MLGFQNLEVWNESMALAKEVYTILKKYPKDELFILVSQIKRSAVSIPSNIAEGIGRQYKNETIHFLSIARGSLYELDTQIRLSGFIGYINKPEECKILNKIEMIKRLLNGLIRHYNTASLK
- the apaG gene encoding Co2+/Mg2+ efflux protein ApaG, whose product is MVSKISEGVEICVETFYQADYSNPIQSEFMFAYRISMENHNTFPVKLHRRHWHIFDSNGSYREVEGEGVVGVQPQLQPGEKYSYVSGCNLRTEMGRMSGTYQMENVNTGQFFDVNIPAFEMIVPFKGN
- a CDS encoding AAA family ATPase produces the protein MYKSAEEIKQLSQRIAQSAQFTDRLREEVGQIIVGQQYMLDRLLIGLLSNGHVLLEGVPGLAKTLTIKSLSQAIHAKFSRIQFTPDLLPADVLGTLIYNQQRNEFVVRKGPIFANFILADEINRAPAKVQSALLEAMQERQVTIGDTTYKLDEPFLVLATQNPLEQEGTYPLPEAQVDRFIMKVIVGYPSMQEEQLIMRQNVQGLNVPSIRQVVSIQEVAQARDLVRQIYLDEKVERYILEIVFASRFPDQYSLAHLKPLIAYGSSPRGSINLALASKAQAFLHKRGFVTPEDVQSICLDVLRHRIGLTYEAEAEGVDVEKVVKEIVGKVKVP
- a CDS encoding translation initiation factor, coding for MGKKNKPDARGFVYSTDPGFSFEEEKPDLETLVPAQQKLRIRLETKHRAGKAVTVITGFVGKADDLEELGKKLKNHCGTGGSAKDGEIIIQGDQRPKVIQWLQKNGYTQSR
- a CDS encoding DUF58 domain-containing protein, which produces MLTTTEILKKVRQLEIKSKKLASSLFTGEYHSAFKGKGMSFKEVREYAAGDDIRFIDWNVSARFGHPYSKLFEEERELTVMLMIDISASTLFGTVHARKKDIITELAAVLTFSAINNNDKVGVIFYSDKVERSIPPKKGREHALFIVRELLTMNSEKKSTGLSTALRRFNNATRQKSIAFVLSDFIDSGYEDGLRVAGSRHDIIGIKVYDKMDMQLPKAGLLEIKDLETGEQQWVDSDSKRVRQNFEKEFFRVTEYSKQVFSKAGCDLLHVRTDQDYVRVLQRFFLSRNR
- a CDS encoding NAD+ synthase produces the protein MKIALAQQNYHIGNFDSNRDKIIAGIREAKAAGADLVVFSELCICGYPPRDFLEFHDFIEACYRSLDQIREEADTIGVLVGSPARNPRKEGKDLFNAAFLLYEKEIKAEIHKTLLPNYDVFDEYRYFEPAYDWQVVAFKGKKLAVTICEDIWNMGDNPLYRITPMEKLAAFGPDVMINLSASPYNYAQDIVRNSIVKAHTIRYQLPMLYCNTVGSQTEIVFDGGSLVYDIQGRQVKEMKYFEEDFAVFDLDELSRVEGKKTAIKEEPYYYSAAEVGKGEDILAYLTNEKNIEEIHQALVLGIRDYFFKMGFKKAILGSSGGIDSAVTLALAVEALGKENVTAVLMPSPYSTGHSVSDAETLSRNLDNPYHILPIRDIYESFLSTLKPVFEDRPFSVAEENIQSRTRGNLLMGLANKFGYILLNTSNKSELATGYGTLYGDMAGGLGVLGDLYKVQVYALAKRINRDRALIPESILTKAPSAELRPNQKDSDSLPEYDILDRVLYNYIELRKGPREIISEGYDPVLVNRVLKLVNTNEYKRNQFCPIIRVSAKAFGVGRRVPIVGKYLS
- a CDS encoding NADP-dependent isocitrate dehydrogenase, which produces MKIAVAKGDGIGPEIMDAVLRIFDANKVPLEYEFVDMGKWVFDKGFSNGMTEEARDTIEKLGMLFKGPMETPKGKGVKSINVTARKTWNTYANKRVFQTLHGVDTVFSKAGIPIDITVVRENIEDTYGGIEHMLTHDVALSRRFITRPGSEQVIKYAFEMARKKNARRITCGHKANIMKITDGLFLEIFYEVAKDYPGIKADDVIVDDLCMKLVTRPDNFDVVVLTNLQGDIVSDLCAGLVGGLGFAPSANIGDHICIFEAVHGTAPDIAGKNIANPTALLLSGIAMLHHVGLTENAAVIENALLYTLESGVHTGDFGDKSIPPVNTTQFADAIIGNLGKKPKVMPREVIANMPGTPTPLKLDKNSMMVSKEKTPEHIVGVDLFIESDEQPEVIAAKCLRHAGVKFKLISISNRGTQVWPTGSLYTNLVNQYNARFESIDGEPLFQQDVIGLYVSMSGNFKICSFELLNQWDGKKAYSLAQGQ
- a CDS encoding lipocalin family protein produces the protein MRKLPILQFLPTLFLLILLVGCKKNSEPKTPEDMLKNGAWILVSASANGTDVTSVIPDCVKDNETTFQGAGIGFTLEKANVCSPSYETNFTWTLQNSNTTLSMSATLIPGGSGVFTVVTLNETNLVLSQESSLIPSPTPVTVVATFRHL